The Rhinolophus sinicus isolate RSC01 linkage group LG07, ASM3656204v1, whole genome shotgun sequence genomic interval ATGCACCGCCCTCACAAGACAAACACACGCGGTGGCCCAAGAGGGTTTTCCTGAATGGGACCCCCGCCCAGTGTTCTGGCCCCGCCCCAGTTGCCCCGCTCTTGCGGCTCTGGCCTCGCCCCTGAGGCTCCCTATTAGCCCTTTCGGGGCGTCCCCTTTGGGCGCTCCGCCCCTGGCCCCCGCAATGGCAGAGCCGCGGACGTGCTTGGAGAGGCAAGAGCAGAGCAGACCGAGAGCGGGTGGGAGGCAAGGCCATGCAGGGCCACCTGTGGCTGGGCCTGGCGTGCCTGCTGCTGGCACAGGCACCCCGCGCCGCCGGGACATCAAGTGGTCCTCGGAGACCACGCAGCTATCCACACCTGGAGGGCGACGTGCGCTGGCGGCGCCTCTTCTCCTCCACCCACTTCTTTCTGCGGGTGGACCACAGCGGCCGCGTGCAAGGCACCCGCTGGCGCCACAGCGCTGACAGTGAGTCGCAGGGGCTACccagggacaggggtgggggtgggggggtcagggCAAATAGGAGGACAAAAACAACTGCAGCAGTAATCATAACAATAAGCTAGTTAGCGGGGCCCTCCCTCATGCGTCCCGGGGGCTCCTCTGGTCGTGTGTCATTAGCCAACTGATTTCTGTCtggggcctcattttcctcaactgtaaaatggacCCAACCCGAATGGTCACAGAGGACGCTCCCAGCTCCAGGCCTGGCTCAATAGCAGAGGAGGGTCTTTGCAGGATAGTTGAAGTTGGGCTCAATGGGCCCAtttacagaggggaaactgaggctccaggaaGGGCCCTATTACATAATGCAATGGGGGCAGAACTGGGAGTCTAAACTTGACTCCCCACAATGCAGAACAAAGCTCAGGACCTGCCTGGGTTGGGGGACCCCTCTATTTCTTCCTAGGCAGCTGAGGCAGAGAGGGGAAATGACCTGCCCTGGGGCACACTGCCAGGGGTTGGTGTTTGCTGGTCCTCCTTGATGCTCAAGAATCTCATGGAGTTGGGGTCACTGTTTCTGCTGCCCCACCCAGTAAACaacaggcactcaataagtatCTGTGGAATGTATGAGGCAAGAGGAGATGCAAGGGCAAAAAGGAGGAGGTTGGGGACAGCTGGGCAGCCAGGGCAGTTGGTGAACCACAGCTCTGAGGTCTGAGCAGGgggagctgggggcggggggctgagCTAATCACCAGCCACTGCCTGAGTCACCACCATTAGGGCAGATAATCACCCCTGCCCTTCCCAGATGCCTTCATTTGGGGTCCCAAGGCCCTCATTAACCTCACCAGAGCAATGACAGGGGACTGGCTGGGCCAGCCAACTTACAGGCTAGGTGGTGGGTACGGCCAGGCAGGATGGCTTCAGGCTGGGGATGAGGCCTGGCTCTGCTAGGTGATCTGGGATAGTCACTGCTtctttctgagcctcggtttcctgaTCTGGGTAGTGATGGGAGTGGCAGATGGTTGACAGCTCTGTGTGGGTGGGGCTTGGAGCTCTTGTCTCCATTAATTTGGTGGTTATTAATTGGGTACCTCTTGTAGGCTGTGCTGGGCACGGGGGACATAGAAGTGACCAGAACATCCCACCTTCATGGGGTTCCAGAGCAAAGGGTAAAGCAGTTAAACAAGTGAACAAGTAATATGATAATTTGAGAGGGGACCACATGGggtgcaaagaaaatgaaaacaggatgcAAGGGAGGCCACTTTATCTAGGAGGTTGGGGGGGCCTCTCACATGAGGGGGACTTGAGTTGAGCCTCATAGAGACAGGAGCTGACCATGCACAAGAGAAGCCAGGGACCCAGCcaagggaacagcaggtgcaaggTCATGGGGTGAGTTCCCCATCGCTTCAGTCATTCAAGTCTAGATTGAAGACCAGAGGGCAAGGCCTTGACTCCAGATTACGTCCCAATGCATGGGTGGGGCTGAGGCTGTGTGTGGCCACTCATCCTGCGGTCCTGTTTCGCTGGACAGGAAACATCGGTTCAGAGCCAGGCAGAGCTTACTCAGGGTAACCCACTGACAGATGGGGTCTGAAGCTGGTTCTATCACTTCCCAGTCCTCAATTTCCCACTCTGGGAAGTGGGCAGTCAGCACCTCTCGCCTGGAGCTGCTGTGAGCTTAGTGGGGGTACAGCGTGTGGCATTGGTGCTCAAGCAGTGTTACCGGCTATCAATTATCGAGTGGAACGCACTGAGCTGTAAACACCACATGTCCCACCCCCCAGGCCTTTGTCTGGGCCATGCCTCCCATCTGGCATCTGTCTCCCCATAACTGTGCTGCTGCAGCTGGCCAAGTTGTCAGGGCTGGACGTGGCAGTGGCAGTGAAGACTGTTGGGGAGAAGGGCTCGGAGTCACTTACACTCGTTACTTGTTCTTACTGAAATCAGCACACTTGCACCAACCTCCTCAACCCTGACATAACTAAGACCCTCCCCGCTCCACAGCTTGCCGTGGCTCCCCAGTGACCTCCAGAGAAAGCCagaccccctccccacttacgTCCTCCAACCTGTAAGGGCCACATCCTCAGGGAAGCTCCTGGAAGGGCCTATGTGGCCCCCAGTGCACCCCCACACCCAGAAAGAGGCCGGTGGTGCTTGAAGGACGTTacctgaatgaaggaatgaatgaatgaatgagtgaactaGTGAGTGAGAGCCTTGCGGGGAGCCTCGGGGGCCAGGGCCCTGACCCAGACGCCCCCCACAGGTATTATTGAGATCCGCTCTATCCGTGTGGGCGTCGTGGCCCTCAAGGCCATGCACACCGGTTTCTTCGTAGCCATGAGCCGCCGGGGCCGCCTCTACGGGTCGGTGAGTGCAGGGCAGGGGTGTCCGGTGGCGGTGGGCACTGGCCTGAGGTGGGCTCAGTGGTTGCCTCACACGCCCGACCCCGCAGCGGGTCTACACTGTGCACTGCAGGTTCCGGGAGCGCATTGAGGAAAATGGCTACAACACCTACACCTCGCTCCACTGGCGTCATCACGGCAGGCCCATGTTCCTGGCGCTGGACCAGCGAGGAGTCCCGCGGCGTGGCAGCCAGACCCGGCAGCAACACCTATCCACCCACTTCCTGCCCATCCTAGTCTCCTGAGGCCCCAAGGGGCTGTGAGAAACGGCTGGAGGAGATTTCAGAAGATgccccaggcaggtggccagGAGCGGGAGGCTGGGGGAGGCCCAGGCCATGGCCGAGCCTTGTCCGGTCACTCATTCATTTCCCAagtattgagtgcctgctgtgtgctgggtgctggtgACCCTGCAGAACCCCCACAGATGTGGTCTGGCCCTCGGGGAGCTCTTGTCTGAGTCTGAGTCGACACTGAGCTGAGCAGGGGCTACAGGTGTCCAGTCACAAGCTAGGGGGCGAGGAGGCCCAGACAAGGCACCTCCAGGGCTGGAGACTGAAGGATCTGGCCCTGGGTGGCTGGAAGGTCTGGGAAGGGCCTTCCTAGAGACAGCCTAGGCCAAGGCTCAGCATTGGGAATCCTTTAGG includes:
- the FGF22 gene encoding fibroblast growth factor 22; protein product: MQGHLWLGLACLLLAQAPRAAGTSSGPRRPRSYPHLEGDVRWRRLFSSTHFFLRVDHSGRVQGTRWRHSADSIIEIRSIRVGVVALKAMHTGFFVAMSRRGRLYGSRVYTVHCRFRERIEENGYNTYTSLHWRHHGRPMFLALDQRGVPRRGSQTRQQHLSTHFLPILVS